A genomic region of Pseudomonas sp. KU43P contains the following coding sequences:
- a CDS encoding DUF4823 domain-containing protein yields MRSLVLPLALLALGGCMNVSDMGEGVRYHMSDAGLLDHSDTRRSLSIRLQPDSFIFIGQGAFMPPGKGPLPQQNVVAEEAFKSFVEYFPLVRRAQGPLGLEEAIAQARSVGADYVLYTRFARTDDRIGNGDEWYDEQAVDRLGWDTGVVQMMLIETNTRYLIDTARIKSRGGLLTFHDNSPQDLLAAPMREYARSLLGMSE; encoded by the coding sequence ATGCGTAGCCTGGTCTTGCCGCTGGCGCTGTTGGCGCTGGGTGGCTGCATGAATGTCAGTGATATGGGCGAGGGCGTCCGTTACCACATGAGCGATGCCGGCCTGCTGGACCACAGCGATACCCGCCGCAGTCTGTCGATCCGCCTGCAGCCAGACTCGTTCATCTTCATCGGCCAGGGCGCGTTCATGCCGCCGGGCAAAGGCCCGCTGCCGCAGCAGAACGTGGTAGCCGAGGAGGCGTTCAAGAGCTTCGTCGAGTATTTCCCGCTGGTACGTCGCGCCCAGGGCCCGCTGGGCTTGGAAGAAGCGATTGCCCAGGCCCGGTCGGTCGGGGCCGACTATGTGCTGTATACCCGTTTCGCGCGCACCGATGACCGCATCGGCAATGGCGATGAGTGGTATGACGAGCAGGCAGTCGACCGTCTGGGTTGGGACACCGGTGTGGTGCAGATGATGCTGATCGAAACCAATACCCGTTACCTGATCGACACCGCGCGGATCAAGAGCCGTGGCGGTTTGTTGACGTTCCACGACAACTCGCCTCAGGATTTGCTAGCCGCACCGATGCGCGAGTACGCTCGTAGCCTTCTGGGCATGAGTGAGTGA
- a CDS encoding DNA polymerase III subunit delta' — MAEAYPWQQALWQQLAGRAQHAHAYLLHGPQGIGKRALAERLMARLLCQQPQGLDACGQCKACHLLKAGSHPDNFVLEPEEADKPIKVDQVRELVSFVVQTAQLGGRKVVLIEPVEAMNVNASNALLKSLEEPSGDTVLLLVSHQPSRLLPTIKSRCQQVACPQPSLAQNQAWLAAALPESDQAERDELLTLAAGSPLMALNLQAQGVREQRALVSEGVKKLLKQQQSPSQLAEAWSGVPLLLLFDWFFEWSHLILRYQLSQDEEGLGLADMRKVVQYLAQKSRQAKVLEVQAWILEQRQKVLGKANLNRVLLLEALLAHWLQLPGGR; from the coding sequence GTGGCTGAAGCCTACCCCTGGCAGCAGGCGCTGTGGCAGCAGTTGGCCGGGCGTGCCCAGCATGCCCACGCCTACCTGCTGCATGGGCCTCAGGGGATCGGCAAGCGAGCTTTGGCCGAGCGCCTGATGGCCCGCCTGTTGTGCCAGCAACCACAGGGCCTGGATGCTTGCGGGCAATGCAAGGCCTGCCATTTGCTGAAGGCGGGCAGCCACCCGGACAACTTCGTGCTGGAGCCGGAAGAGGCCGACAAGCCGATCAAGGTCGACCAAGTGCGTGAGCTGGTGTCGTTCGTGGTCCAGACCGCGCAGTTGGGCGGGCGCAAGGTGGTGCTGATCGAGCCGGTGGAGGCGATGAACGTCAACGCCTCCAACGCCTTGCTCAAGAGCCTGGAGGAGCCCTCTGGCGATACCGTGCTGCTGCTTGTCAGCCATCAGCCCAGCCGCCTGCTGCCGACCATCAAGAGCCGCTGCCAACAAGTGGCCTGTCCGCAGCCCAGCCTGGCACAGAACCAGGCGTGGCTGGCGGCGGCGCTACCTGAAAGTGACCAGGCCGAGCGCGACGAGCTGCTGACCCTGGCGGCCGGCTCACCGTTGATGGCCCTGAACCTGCAGGCCCAAGGCGTGCGCGAGCAGCGTGCATTGGTCAGCGAAGGGGTGAAGAAGCTGCTCAAGCAGCAGCAATCGCCCAGTCAGTTGGCCGAAGCGTGGAGCGGTGTGCCATTGTTGTTGCTGTTCGACTGGTTCTTCGAATGGTCGCACCTGATCCTGCGTTACCAGTTGAGCCAGGACGAAGAAGGGCTTGGCCTGGCCGACATGCGCAAGGTCGTCCAATACCTGGCGCAGAAGAGCCGCCAGGCGAAGGTACTCGAGGTTCAGGCATGGATCCTCGAGCAGCGCCAGAAAGTGCTGGGCAAGGCCAACCTCAATCGCGTGCTGCTGCTGGAAGCATTGCTGGCCCATTGGCTGCAGCTGCCAGGCGGGCGCTGA
- a CDS encoding GTP 3',8-cyclase MoaA, which translates to MIVDRQGRRFRNLRVSLTAACNYACSYCVPDGKRLVAAQDELPAEVLARGVAYLIETAGIERLRITGGEPLVSPRLDAFLAAVARLELEDITLTTNGQLLSRKLPQLHAAGIRRLNVSLDTLDPQAFRRIARGGDLASVLAGMQQAQGMGMQIKVNMVPMRGQNLDQVLPMLDYCLERGYELRFIELMRMGHLARDHNAFLQQFVGLDHLLALIGQAHDYQQAPAPLDATALRYQISGKGHFGVIANESVPFCRTCSRLRLSSTGWLHGCLSSSNRHYVGDLLEKPRHEALPVLQRLLVKALADKQELAFSGDVMVMKVIGG; encoded by the coding sequence ATGATCGTCGATCGTCAAGGCAGGCGTTTTCGCAACCTGCGCGTCAGCCTGACAGCTGCTTGCAACTATGCCTGCAGTTATTGCGTGCCTGACGGCAAGCGCCTGGTGGCCGCTCAGGATGAGCTGCCGGCCGAGGTGTTGGCGCGCGGTGTGGCCTATCTGATCGAAACCGCTGGCATCGAGCGCCTGCGCATCACTGGCGGGGAGCCTCTGGTCAGCCCAAGGCTGGATGCTTTCCTCGCCGCAGTTGCCAGGCTCGAGCTTGAAGACATCACCCTCACTACCAACGGCCAGTTGCTTTCGCGCAAGTTGCCGCAGCTGCACGCCGCCGGCATTCGCCGCTTGAACGTCTCCCTCGATACCCTCGACCCGCAGGCCTTCCGCCGAATTGCCCGCGGCGGGGACCTAGCCAGCGTGCTGGCTGGCATGCAGCAGGCGCAGGGCATGGGCATGCAGATCAAGGTGAACATGGTGCCCATGCGTGGCCAGAACCTGGACCAGGTGCTGCCCATGCTCGATTACTGCCTTGAGCGCGGTTATGAGCTGCGCTTCATCGAGCTGATGCGCATGGGGCACTTGGCCCGTGACCACAACGCTTTTCTCCAGCAGTTCGTGGGGCTGGACCATTTGCTGGCGCTGATCGGCCAGGCGCACGATTACCAGCAAGCACCCGCGCCCTTGGATGCCACCGCGCTGCGCTACCAGATTTCCGGCAAGGGGCATTTCGGAGTGATCGCCAACGAGAGCGTGCCGTTCTGCCGCACCTGTTCGCGCTTGCGGCTGTCGTCCACGGGTTGGCTGCATGGCTGCCTGTCGTCGAGTAATCGCCACTATGTCGGCGACCTGCTGGAAAAGCCTCGCCACGAAGCCTTGCCGGTGTTGCAGCGCTTGCTGGTGAAAGCCTTGGCCGACAAGCAGGAGCTGGCATTTTCCGGCGATGTGATGGTGATGAAGGTGATTGGCGGCTGA
- a CDS encoding DUF1285 domain-containing protein, whose translation MTDSGKANDLLAQIPKHKGLPPVHLWNPDFCGDIDMRIARDGTWYYLGTPIGRKPMVRLFSTIIRRDGDAYFLITPVEKVGIRVDDAPFVAVALDVMGSGEQQVLRFTSNVEDEVEAGPDNPLRVEIDPVTQEPAPYVLMRTNLEALIHRNVFYQLVELAVPRVIEGEEWLGVWSHGEFYPIGRTC comes from the coding sequence ATGACGGATTCCGGCAAGGCCAATGACCTGTTGGCACAGATACCCAAGCACAAGGGGCTGCCGCCGGTGCATCTGTGGAACCCGGATTTTTGCGGCGACATCGACATGCGCATCGCCCGCGATGGCACCTGGTACTACCTGGGCACGCCGATCGGGCGCAAGCCGATGGTGCGCCTGTTCTCCACCATCATCCGCCGTGATGGCGACGCTTACTTCCTGATCACACCGGTGGAGAAGGTCGGCATTCGCGTCGACGATGCGCCGTTCGTTGCCGTGGCGCTGGACGTTATGGGCAGCGGCGAGCAGCAGGTGCTGCGCTTTACCAGCAATGTCGAGGATGAGGTCGAAGCCGGCCCGGACAATCCGCTGCGGGTGGAGATCGATCCGGTAACCCAGGAGCCCGCGCCCTATGTGCTGATGCGCACCAATCTCGAGGCCTTGATACACCGAAACGTGTTCTACCAATTGGTCGAGCTGGCGGTGCCGCGGGTCATCGAGGGCGAGGAGTGGCTTGGGGTCTGGAGCCATGGCGAGTTCTACCCGATCGGGCGTACCTGCTGA
- the pabC gene encoding aminodeoxychorismate lyase — protein MQSWIDGQPATAVNLQNRGLAYGDGLFETIAVRAGRPSLLDGHLARLALGCQRLALDADLALLRDEIRRYACQLGDGVAKLILTRGDSQRGYAPAAGVAPRRILQGSPLPSYPVEHAELGVRLFPCQTRLGEQPLLAGLKHLNRLEQVLARAEWQDSEHAEGLMRDGQGRVIEGVYSNLFLVRDGMLLTADLSRCGVAGVMRAALLEQAQALSIAVQVRDLAFDELEQADEVFVCNSVYGVWPVRAIAALNWSPGPLTRKLQAVARTLLDT, from the coding sequence ATGCAGAGCTGGATCGACGGCCAGCCAGCGACTGCGGTCAACCTGCAGAACCGCGGCCTGGCCTACGGCGATGGCTTGTTCGAGACCATCGCCGTGCGCGCGGGGCGGCCCAGCTTGCTAGACGGCCACTTGGCGCGCCTTGCGCTGGGTTGCCAGCGTTTGGCGCTCGACGCTGACCTTGCGCTGCTGCGCGATGAGATCCGGCGTTATGCCTGCCAGTTGGGCGACGGCGTAGCCAAGCTCATCCTTACCCGTGGCGACAGCCAGCGTGGCTATGCACCCGCGGCGGGTGTTGCACCGCGTCGAATTCTGCAGGGCAGCCCGCTGCCCAGCTATCCTGTCGAACATGCCGAGCTCGGCGTGCGCTTGTTCCCCTGCCAGACCCGGCTTGGGGAACAACCGCTGCTCGCCGGTCTCAAACACCTCAACCGCCTGGAGCAGGTGCTGGCCCGAGCCGAATGGCAGGACAGCGAACATGCCGAAGGCCTGATGCGTGATGGGCAGGGCAGGGTGATCGAAGGGGTTTACAGCAATTTGTTTCTGGTACGCGACGGTATGCTGCTCACCGCCGACCTCAGCCGTTGCGGCGTGGCCGGGGTGATGCGCGCTGCGTTGCTGGAGCAGGCGCAGGCACTGTCGATCGCGGTGCAGGTTCGCGACCTGGCATTCGACGAGCTGGAGCAGGCCGATGAAGTGTTTGTCTGCAACAGTGTCTACGGAGTCTGGCCGGTGCGGGCAATTGCCGCGCTGAACTGGTCGCCGGGCCCACTCACCCGTAAACTGCAGGCCGTTGCCCGTACGTTACTGGATACCTGA
- the mltG gene encoding endolytic transglycosylase MltG — MRRKFLLLLEMGLILAGLALGWSAWKLNSVLEQPLHVTQERLLDVPNGTNPNRMFYRMQREGLLDDAVWLRLYWRFNMADVPLKTGEYRLTPGMTVEDLFDAWRRADVVQYNLTLVEGWTFRQVRSAIAKHEKLKHTLDGLSDTEVMDKLGHTGVFPEGRFFPDTYRFVRGMSDVELLQQAYMRLDDVLAKEWAERTTDLPYRDPYQALIMASLVEKETGIPQERGQIAGVFVRRLRLGMMLQTDPTVIYGMGERYNGRITRADLREPTPYNTYTMTGLPPTPIAMVGREAIHAALNPSDGTSLYFVARGDGSHVFSDDLDDHNSAVREFQLKRRADYRSSPGPQTAPEAPSADQPQEPPVDQPEADEPPPQESAPASEPAPVETPAPDDQH; from the coding sequence GTGAGACGCAAATTCCTGCTGCTGCTGGAAATGGGTTTGATCCTCGCCGGCCTGGCATTGGGCTGGTCGGCATGGAAGCTCAACTCGGTGCTTGAGCAGCCCTTGCACGTGACGCAGGAACGCCTGCTCGACGTGCCCAATGGCACCAACCCCAATCGTATGTTCTATCGCATGCAGCGCGAGGGGTTGCTCGATGATGCCGTCTGGCTGCGCCTTTACTGGCGCTTCAACATGGCCGATGTACCGCTGAAGACTGGCGAGTACCGCCTCACCCCGGGCATGACGGTCGAAGACCTGTTCGACGCCTGGCGCCGTGCTGACGTGGTGCAGTACAATCTGACCCTGGTCGAAGGCTGGACCTTCCGTCAGGTGCGTTCGGCCATCGCCAAGCACGAGAAGCTCAAGCACACCCTCGACGGCCTCTCCGACACCGAGGTAATGGACAAGCTTGGCCACACCGGAGTATTCCCCGAGGGGCGCTTCTTCCCGGATACCTACCGCTTCGTGCGCGGCATGAGTGACGTGGAACTGCTGCAGCAGGCCTACATGCGCCTGGATGACGTGCTGGCCAAGGAGTGGGCCGAACGCACCACCGACTTGCCTTATCGTGACCCTTACCAGGCGTTGATCATGGCCTCGCTGGTGGAAAAGGAAACCGGCATTCCTCAGGAGCGTGGGCAGATCGCGGGCGTGTTCGTGCGCCGGCTGCGCCTGGGGATGATGTTGCAGACCGACCCGACGGTCATCTACGGCATGGGCGAGCGCTACAATGGCCGCATTACCCGCGCCGACCTGCGGGAGCCAACCCCGTACAACACCTACACCATGACAGGTTTGCCACCGACACCGATCGCCATGGTCGGGCGCGAGGCGATCCACGCCGCGCTCAATCCGTCCGATGGCACCAGCCTGTACTTCGTGGCTCGGGGCGACGGCAGCCATGTGTTCTCCGACGACCTGGACGATCACAACTCGGCGGTGCGCGAGTTCCAGCTCAAGCGGCGAGCGGATTACCGCTCCAGCCCTGGGCCGCAAACGGCGCCAGAAGCGCCGTCTGCGGATCAGCCGCAGGAGCCGCCCGTTGATCAGCCTGAAGCGGATGAACCACCGCCTCAGGAGTCGGCCCCAGCCAGTGAACCTGCGCCGGTCGAAACGCCGGCGCCTGACGACCAACATTAA
- a CDS encoding TetR/AcrR family transcriptional regulator: MQKEPRKVREFRRREQEILDTALKLFLEQGEDSVTVEMIADAVGIGKGTIYKHFKSKAEIYLRLMLDYERDLNALLHSADVDRDKEALSRAYFEFRMRDPQRYRLFDRLEEKVVKGNQVPEMVEELHSIRASNFDRLTQLIKGRISEGKLEDVPPYFHYCAAWALVHGAVALYHSPFWSNVLEDQEGFFQFLMDIGVRMGNKRKRDPEPAN, translated from the coding sequence ATGCAGAAAGAACCTCGTAAGGTCCGTGAGTTTCGCCGTCGCGAACAGGAAATCCTCGACACTGCACTCAAGCTGTTTCTCGAACAGGGTGAAGACAGCGTCACCGTCGAGATGATCGCTGACGCAGTGGGTATCGGCAAAGGCACGATCTACAAGCACTTCAAGTCCAAGGCCGAGATCTACCTGCGCCTGATGCTCGACTACGAGCGCGATCTGAACGCCTTGTTGCATTCGGCCGATGTCGACCGCGACAAGGAGGCGCTTTCGCGCGCCTACTTCGAGTTCCGCATGCGCGATCCGCAACGCTATCGGCTGTTCGACCGCCTCGAAGAGAAGGTAGTCAAGGGCAACCAGGTGCCGGAGATGGTCGAGGAGCTGCACAGCATCCGCGCCTCCAACTTCGATCGCCTGACCCAGCTCATCAAGGGCCGCATCAGCGAAGGCAAGCTCGAAGACGTGCCGCCGTACTTCCACTACTGTGCCGCCTGGGCACTGGTGCATGGCGCCGTGGCGCTGTACCACTCGCCGTTCTGGAGCAATGTACTGGAAGATCAGGAAGGGTTCTTCCAGTTCCTCATGGACATCGGTGTGCGCATGGGCAACAAGCGCAAGCGCGACCCGGAACCGGCCAACTGA
- a CDS encoding cupin domain-containing protein, whose amino-acid sequence MKTSSLSLAVLVAVGLLTGQPAAWAHGDVSDQVKVLQQKQPSNAPGKNAVMLTVSYAPGEASPAHQHPGAVMAYVLEGAVVSKLNNEPERTYKAGEYWYEAPGTVHGVSRNASDTQPAKLLVWSLVDEGKPVTEALEK is encoded by the coding sequence ATGAAAACTTCCAGCCTTTCCCTTGCCGTGCTTGTCGCTGTCGGTCTGCTTACCGGCCAACCCGCTGCCTGGGCGCATGGTGACGTATCCGACCAGGTCAAGGTCCTGCAGCAGAAGCAGCCGTCGAATGCGCCGGGCAAGAACGCCGTCATGCTGACCGTCAGCTATGCGCCGGGCGAGGCATCGCCTGCCCACCAGCATCCAGGAGCGGTAATGGCCTACGTACTGGAAGGGGCAGTGGTGTCGAAGCTCAACAATGAACCGGAACGGACCTACAAGGCCGGCGAGTACTGGTATGAAGCGCCCGGCACGGTGCACGGCGTGTCGCGCAATGCCAGTGATACCCAGCCGGCCAAGCTGCTGGTCTGGAGCCTGGTGGACGAGGGCAAGCCGGTGACCGAAGCGCTTGAAAAATAA
- the fabF gene encoding beta-ketoacyl-ACP synthase II, with translation MSRRRVVVTGMGMLSPLGTDVPSTWQGILAGRSGIGPIEHTDLSAYSTRFGGSVKGFEVEQYLSAKEARKLDLFIQYGLAAGFQAVRNAGLEVTDANRERIGVAMGSGIGGLTNIEETSRTLHEQGPRRISPFFVPGSIINMISGFLSIHLGLQGPNYAIATACTTGTHCIGMAARNIAYGEADVMIAGGAEMAACGLGMGGFGASRALSTRNDEPTRASRPWDKGRDGFVLSDGAGALVLEELEHAQARGATIYAELVGFGMSGDAYHMTSPPDSGEGAARCMANALRDAGIAPEAVSYINAHGTSTPAGDVAEVAAIKRVFGEHAYKLAVSSTKSMTGHLLGAAGAVEAIFSVLAINSQMAPPTINLDEPDDGCDLDFVPHVARSMPIDVVLSNSFGFGGTNGSLVFRRFAG, from the coding sequence GTGTCGCGTAGACGCGTCGTGGTCACCGGTATGGGTATGCTGTCGCCACTGGGTACCGATGTACCGAGCACCTGGCAGGGCATTCTGGCTGGCCGCAGTGGCATTGGTCCGATCGAACACACGGACCTGTCTGCCTACTCCACCCGTTTTGGCGGCTCGGTGAAGGGCTTTGAGGTCGAGCAGTATCTGTCGGCCAAGGAAGCTCGCAAGCTTGACCTGTTCATTCAGTACGGCCTGGCGGCCGGTTTCCAGGCAGTGCGTAATGCCGGGCTGGAAGTGACCGACGCCAACCGCGAGCGCATTGGCGTTGCCATGGGTTCGGGTATCGGCGGCCTGACCAACATCGAAGAAACCAGCCGTACCCTGCATGAGCAGGGGCCGCGCCGCATTTCGCCATTCTTCGTGCCCGGCTCGATCATCAACATGATTTCCGGCTTCCTGTCGATCCACCTGGGGCTGCAGGGGCCGAACTACGCCATTGCCACGGCGTGCACCACCGGCACCCATTGCATCGGCATGGCCGCGCGCAACATCGCCTACGGCGAAGCCGACGTGATGATCGCCGGTGGTGCCGAGATGGCGGCCTGTGGCCTGGGCATGGGTGGCTTCGGCGCCTCGCGCGCGCTGTCGACCCGCAACGACGAGCCGACCCGGGCCAGCCGCCCGTGGGACAAGGGCCGTGACGGCTTCGTGCTGTCCGATGGCGCAGGTGCCCTGGTGCTCGAAGAGCTGGAGCACGCCCAGGCGCGTGGCGCGACCATCTATGCCGAGCTGGTTGGTTTCGGCATGAGCGGCGATGCCTACCACATGACCTCGCCACCCGACAGCGGTGAAGGTGCGGCCCGTTGCATGGCCAATGCCCTGCGCGACGCCGGCATCGCCCCGGAGGCGGTCAGCTACATCAACGCCCACGGTACTTCGACGCCCGCCGGCGACGTTGCCGAAGTGGCGGCCATCAAGCGCGTCTTCGGCGAGCACGCCTACAAGCTGGCAGTCAGTTCGACCAAGTCGATGACCGGCCACTTGCTGGGCGCCGCTGGTGCGGTGGAGGCGATCTTCAGCGTGCTGGCGATCAACAGCCAGATGGCGCCGCCGACCATCAACCTGGACGAGCCGGACGACGGTTGCGACCTGGACTTCGTGCCGCACGTGGCGCGCAGCATGCCAATCGATGTGGTGCTGTCCAACTCGTTCGGCTTTGGCGGCACCAACGGCTCGCTGGTGTTCCGCCGGTTCGCGGGTTGA
- a CDS encoding aminotransferase class V-fold PLP-dependent enzyme encodes MSMFHDEFEQAQGLRYLNHAAISPWPRRASEAVARFARANVSLGASEYPAWLATERRLRERLARLINAPSHGDIALVKNTSEALSLVAFGLEWQAGDQVVISDEEFPSNRVVWEALADRGVEVVQVNLAGADPEASLLAACNSRTRLLAVSAVQFGSGLRLDLTRLGQGCQARNVLFCVDAIQHIGALPFDVQQFECDFAMADGHKWMLGPEGLGLFYCRAALRPRLRLNAYGWHMLEHLGDFERRQWQPARSARRFECGSPNMLGACALEASLSLLEEVGMEEVARQLEQRVEQLHHGLASIPGVRLHSPTAPQRRAGIVSFSIQGQLNADVYRALTAESTICALRGPGIRFSPHFYTKEQLIDEAIQQVRRLAIR; translated from the coding sequence ATGTCTATGTTTCACGATGAGTTCGAGCAGGCCCAGGGGTTGCGTTACCTGAACCATGCAGCCATCTCGCCATGGCCACGACGGGCCAGTGAAGCGGTGGCACGTTTCGCTCGGGCCAACGTCAGCCTGGGTGCCAGCGAGTATCCGGCCTGGCTGGCCACCGAGCGGCGCCTGCGCGAGCGCCTGGCACGGCTGATCAACGCCCCCTCGCACGGTGACATTGCACTGGTCAAGAACACCTCGGAGGCCCTTTCTCTGGTCGCGTTCGGCCTTGAGTGGCAGGCGGGCGACCAGGTCGTGATCAGCGACGAGGAATTTCCCTCCAATCGGGTGGTGTGGGAGGCCCTGGCCGATCGCGGAGTAGAAGTGGTGCAGGTAAACCTCGCCGGTGCCGACCCCGAGGCTTCGCTGCTGGCAGCCTGCAATTCGCGCACGCGCTTGCTGGCAGTCAGCGCCGTGCAGTTCGGCAGCGGCCTGCGCCTGGACCTGACGCGGTTAGGCCAAGGCTGCCAGGCGCGCAATGTGTTGTTCTGTGTCGATGCCATCCAGCACATCGGCGCCCTCCCCTTCGACGTTCAGCAGTTCGAATGCGATTTCGCCATGGCCGACGGCCACAAATGGATGCTCGGCCCCGAGGGGCTTGGCCTGTTCTATTGCCGTGCAGCGTTACGTCCGCGCCTGAGGCTCAACGCCTACGGCTGGCACATGCTCGAACACCTGGGGGATTTCGAACGCCGCCAGTGGCAGCCGGCGCGCAGCGCACGACGTTTCGAGTGCGGCAGCCCGAACATGCTCGGCGCCTGCGCACTGGAGGCGAGCCTGTCATTGCTGGAGGAAGTCGGCATGGAGGAAGTGGCACGGCAGTTGGAACAACGGGTCGAACAGTTGCATCACGGCCTTGCCAGCATTCCCGGGGTGCGCCTGCACAGCCCGACAGCCCCGCAGAGGCGCGCCGGTATTGTCAGTTTCAGCATCCAAGGGCAGCTGAACGCGGATGTCTATCGAGCGCTCACTGCCGAAAGCACGATCTGTGCACTACGGGGCCCCGGTATACGCTTTTCGCCGCATTTCTATACCAAAGAACAGCTGATCGACGAAGCTATTCAGCAAGTGAGGCGACTGGCCATACGATGA
- a CDS encoding TatD family hydrolase, with product MLVDSHCHLDRLDLSAHQGSLDAALQAARERGVGHFLCIGVSAENAGAVKALSEQYADVDCSVGVHPLDLAPGETPALEWLLRELAHPHVVAIGETGLDYHYEPEAAELQQASFRLHLEASRQTGKPVIVHTRAARADTLALLCEANLPQAGVLHCFTEDWDMARAALDLGYYISLSGIVTFRNAEALREVARQVPVDRLLVETDSPYLAPIPHRGKPNLPQYVREVAEYVASLRGVSYEQLAEQTTANFKRLFPLARVA from the coding sequence ATGCTCGTAGATTCCCATTGTCACCTCGACCGTCTTGACCTGAGCGCCCACCAGGGCTCCCTTGATGCTGCCCTGCAGGCTGCCCGTGAGCGAGGTGTCGGGCACTTTCTGTGCATTGGCGTAAGCGCCGAGAACGCCGGGGCGGTCAAGGCCCTGAGCGAGCAGTACGCCGATGTGGATTGCTCGGTAGGGGTGCATCCGCTGGACCTGGCTCCGGGAGAAACGCCGGCGCTTGAATGGCTGTTGCGCGAGTTGGCGCACCCGCATGTGGTCGCGATCGGCGAAACCGGGCTGGACTACCACTACGAGCCGGAAGCCGCCGAACTGCAGCAGGCATCATTCCGCCTGCACCTTGAGGCATCGCGCCAGACCGGCAAGCCGGTGATCGTGCATACCCGTGCCGCCAGGGCCGATACATTGGCGCTGCTGTGCGAGGCGAACCTGCCTCAGGCCGGTGTCCTGCACTGCTTCACCGAGGACTGGGACATGGCCAGGGCTGCTCTGGATCTGGGCTACTACATCTCGTTGTCTGGAATCGTCACCTTCCGCAATGCCGAGGCCTTGCGCGAAGTGGCTCGGCAGGTGCCGGTCGATCGCTTGCTGGTGGAAACCGATTCGCCGTACCTGGCGCCTATCCCGCACCGCGGCAAGCCGAACCTGCCGCAGTACGTGCGCGAGGTGGCCGAGTACGTGGCTTCCTTGCGTGGCGTCAGTTACGAGCAGTTGGCTGAGCAGACCACGGCCAACTTCAAGCGATTGTTCCCACTGGCGCGGGTCGCCTGA
- the tmk gene encoding dTMP kinase produces MSGLFITLEGPEGAGKSTNRDYLAARLREQGLDVVLTREPGGTPLAEKVRELLLAPSDEAMNADTELLLVFAARAQHLAQVIRPALANGSVVLCDRFTDATYAYQGGGRGLSVERIATLEQFVQGDLRPDLTLVFDLPVEVGLARAAARGRLDRFEQEGQAFFEAVRQAYLQRAQRTPQRYTLLDAAQPLDAVQRSIDVLLPAIVERCRG; encoded by the coding sequence GTGAGCGGCTTGTTTATTACCCTTGAGGGCCCCGAAGGCGCGGGCAAGAGCACCAATCGCGACTACCTCGCCGCGCGCTTGCGCGAGCAGGGCCTGGACGTGGTGTTGACCCGCGAACCCGGTGGTACCCCGCTGGCCGAGAAGGTCCGTGAGCTGCTGCTGGCACCCAGCGATGAAGCGATGAATGCCGACACCGAGCTGCTGCTGGTGTTCGCCGCGCGTGCCCAGCACCTGGCGCAGGTTATCCGCCCGGCACTGGCCAATGGCTCGGTGGTTTTGTGCGACCGCTTCACGGATGCCACCTACGCCTATCAGGGTGGTGGCCGCGGCTTGTCGGTCGAGCGCATTGCCACGCTGGAGCAATTCGTCCAGGGCGATCTGCGCCCGGACCTGACGCTGGTCTTCGACCTGCCGGTGGAAGTCGGCCTGGCCCGCGCCGCCGCACGCGGTCGCCTGGATCGTTTCGAGCAGGAAGGCCAAGCCTTCTTCGAGGCCGTGCGCCAGGCTTACTTGCAGCGTGCCCAGCGCACGCCACAGCGATACACCCTGCTGGATGCTGCGCAGCCGCTAGACGCCGTGCAGCGCAGCATCGATGTACTGCTGCCGGCCATCGTGGAGCGTTGCCGTGGCTGA
- the acpP gene encoding acyl carrier protein, translated as MSTIEERVKKIVAEQLGVKEEEVTNEKSFVDDLGADSLDTVELVMALEEEFETEIPDEEAEKITTVQAAIDYVNNHKA; from the coding sequence ATGAGCACCATCGAAGAACGCGTCAAGAAAATCGTCGCCGAGCAACTGGGCGTCAAGGAAGAGGAAGTGACCAATGAGAAGTCCTTCGTCGATGACCTGGGTGCCGATTCGCTTGACACCGTTGAGCTGGTGATGGCTCTGGAAGAGGAATTCGAGACCGAAATCCCTGACGAAGAAGCCGAGAAGATCACTACCGTTCAAGCTGCCATCGACTACGTCAACAACCACAAGGCCTAA